CGGCCTACTAAACAAGCGGCTCAAAAAATTAAAAAGACGGATCAGGGCCTAACCCTAGCGCTAGAGCGAACAACCGATATCCTTGAACAATTGGCTAATTTGGCCGATAAACCCTTTATCGTTGGATTTGCCGCGGAAACCGAGCGCCTCGAAATCAATGCATACCGTAAACTTAAACTCAAAGGGCTTGATATGATTGCCGCCAATTGGGTGCAAGGAGGGCAAGGTTTCGAGGCGGATGACAATGCCCTAACAGTCCTATGGCCTGGTGGTAAAGTAGAACTGCCCAGGACGTCTAAAACTCAGCTAGCCCGAGCGCTTATAAAATTGATTGCGGAATATTATCATGCCAAAGGTTCAGCTTAAAATTCTAGATTCCCGCCTTGGAAAGGAGTTCCCTCTGCCGGATTATGCCACTGCAGGAGCGGCGGGTTTGGATCTGCGGGCTTGTATAGAAAGGCCCCTAGCCATTTTACCCGGCGCCACCAAATTGATTCCTACGGGGCTAGCAATTTATATCGCTGATCCGAGGTTTGCTGCGGTGCTACTTCCCCGCTCCGGGTTGGGACATAAACAAGGTATTGTGCTGGGTAATCTGGTGGGCCTTATTGATAGCGATTATCAGGGGGAGATTCTGGTTTCTTGTTGGAACCGGGGGGCGGAGCCTTTTACCCTTGCCGTGGGGGAACGAATTGCCCAGATGATTTTTGTGCCAGTAGTGCAGATGGAATTCGAGCAAGTAGAAACTTTTACCGCTACTCTGCGGGGAGAAGGGGGCTTTGGCCATACGGGCCGGCACTAACCCGAAAGCCGCTTTAATCTCAGCCCTTATTTTTGGTTATCGGTACTCATTTTGAAGCTATTAGGCCGGAACACGGGTTTTGAGACTTAAGCTTAATAGTCATAAAATCGAAGGATAGAATCTTTGGCTGGTAAATTTTCCTTCTTTAGGAAGCGAAGCAAGCACTCATTACAGCCTGAAGAAAAGAAGGCATTAGGCAACTATACCTTAGCGGCTTTTTTAACCACGGGATTTATTTTCGTGGGTTTAGCGCTGCTTTTCTATCAACACTGGTTACTCTCTTCTGAGCAACAATTTAGGAAATTGATTCAATTAGAGGCTCAGCACCAGGCGGTGGCCGTGCATGCAAAAATCCGCTCCTATGCTGAAATTCTCACCTCCATGGCCCGTAATCCTGTGCTTTTACGTTTAGTCGAGAATCAAGATAAACGATTATTACGACTCAAGGAGCAAGAGTTGAAATACGCTTTTCCTGGAGCGATAGGGGTTCGGATTTTACCACCAGGGATAAATGATATTGATCAACAGGCAACGCCACCCCTAAATTATTCAAGCCTAGCCTTGTTGCGGGCGGCAGAAGACAGCAGTGGGGCAACGCTTGCGGAGATACACCTGTTAGGCCACTCGGAACAGTATGTGGCTATGGCCCAGCGCCTTCTCTCAGCGGCTGGAGATGTTGCAGGTGTTTTGTTCCTAGCCCTTGATCCCATTGTGTTTACAAACACTCTGAGCCAACCGGGTTTATCAGGCGGTTATCTGGAATTACGCCAGGGTGCGAAGCAGTCGCAAATATTTGCCAGCTACGGAAATGGGCAATTAGCGAGTACCCCTCCCCAAGGACTTATTCCTATTGAGGATAGCCGTTGGCAATTGGCCTATTGGTTATCCACGCAAGGGAAAGAAGAAGACACGCATCTTATCTTTTGGGGAGGAGTGGTTTTTGGATTGCTGGCACTAGGCATGATTTTCTATGTTCAAGATCGGCTATTTGCACGTTTCTTGCGAGAAGATCTGATTACCTTGGTGAATTTGGTCCGTGACTTGCTAAGAAGCCAACTACAGGACCGCTATAAAATCCATTTGCCCGCTTTTAAGGGAGCAGCAGCAGTCATCCAGCGTATGGCCTCGGAAAAACGGGCCACAGGGGAAACAATCGCCTCCGGGATGACTTTTAGGGAAGATGCCCTCAATGATGGAAATTTTCAAACAACAGAGAGCATGAAAGTGAAAGAACAGTCCCTTAACCAGAGCGGCCGTATCGCCGCCTCTATTTTTAAAGCCTATGATATTCGCGGTGTGGTAGGAGAAACACTTACGCCAGAGACCGTGTATGAAATTGGGCGTGCCATTGGCAGCGAGGCCCATGCGCAAAACCAACAAAATATTATCGTAGGCCGAGATGGTCGTCTTTCTGGTCCCGAATTAGCCCATAATCTTATCGAAGGAATTCGGGCAACGGGCTGTGACGTGGTTGACATTGCTGTGGTGCCGACTCCGCTGCTGTATTTTGCCGCGCAATATCTAAGCACCGGCTCAGGAGTGATGCTAACAGGAAGCCATAATCCCCCTGACTATAACGGTATGAAAATTATGCTTCGCGGCGAGACGCTTGCATTAGAAGCTATTCAGGCTCTGCGGCGCCGAATCGAAGCAGAGGATTATGCCCGTGGCGCGGGTAATCTACAGACAGTAGATGTGGTGCCCGATTACATCGAGCGGGTCACTAGCGATGTGAAACTTACCCGCCCCTTAAAAATTGTGGTGGACTGTGGGAATGGAGCCGCCGGCGAAGTTGCCCCTCGTCTATTCCGAGCGCTGGGTGGTGAAGTCAGCGAATTATATTGCGAGATTGACGGCCAATTCCCTAACCACCACCCGGATCCAAGTCAGGCAGAAAATCTAGAAGATTTGATCGCCAAAGTAAAAGCAAAGGGCGCAGATTTAGGGCTGGCTTTTGATGGCGATGGCGATCGGTTGGGGGTGATTGATTCTGAGGGCCGTATTATTTGGCCTGATCGCCAGCTCATGCTCTATGCCATGGATGTCCTTTCCCGGCACCCGGGGGCTACTATCCTTTATGATATCAAATGCTCCCGTCATTTAGATCAAGTTATTACTGAATATGGAGGCAGCCCGCTAATGTGGAAAACGGGGCATTCTCTTATTAAAGCCAAGATGAGAGAGACTGGCGCCCTTCTAGCGGGTGAAATGAGCGGTCATATCTTTTTCAAGGACCGCTGGTTTGGGTTTGATGACGCCCTTTATACGGGAGCACGCTTATTGGAGATTTTAGCCGCCGATACGCGAACCTTGGGAGAAATATTTGCTGCCTTGCCGAATGGGGTAAGTACGCCAGAGTTGCGAATAGAGATGGCCGAGGGAGAACATTTTCCGTTTATGGAAAAATTACTACACCAGGCCGATTTCCCAGAAGCTGCCGTAACCACCATCGATGGACTGCGCGTGGACTTTGAGGAGGGGTGGGGGTTGGTCCGTCCTTCGAATACCACACCTTGCTTAGTTTTACGGTTTGAGGCCAATGATGACGAAGCCCTAGAGCGCATTGAAGATAACTTTAGACGCTTGCTGCTGGAAGTTGATCCCAGCCTGGTGCTGCCATTCTAAGTGCATAAGTTAACTAGAAATTTTGGAAGCGGTTACCACAATGACTTTAACTGTTGATCATGCCATGAATATTGCCCAAGTGCTAACCGAATCCCTTCCCTACATCCAGCGTTTTGCGGGGAAAACCGTGGTTATCAAATATGGCGGTAATGCTATGGTGGATGATGATCTTAAAAACAGCTTTTCCCGTGATGTAGTCCTGATGAAATTAGTAGGGATTAATCCCGTTGTGATCCATGGCGGGGGGCCGCAAATTGGACGTTTGCTAGAGCGCGTCGGTAAACAAAGTGAGTTCATCCAGGGAATGCGGGTGACAGATAAGGAAACCATGGACATAGTAGAAATGGTTCTTAGCGGACAGGTCAATAAAGAAATTGTGAATCTGATCAATCGCCATGGTGGACATGCCGTGGGTCTCACTGGCAAGGATGGCACCTTAATTCACGCAGAAAAGCTGCATCTAACCCAGGATAGAGACGATCCGACTATCAATATCCCCGAGATCATTGATATGGGTCACGTAGGGAAAGTGAAACAAATTAATACTCGCATTGTGGATCTGCTGGTTCAAAGCGATTTTATTCCAGTCATCGCTCCTATTGGTGTAGGGGAGAACGGCCAATCCTACAATATCAATGCTGATCTAGTTGCAGGGAAATTGGCAGAAGCCCTGGGAGCAGAGAAATTAATTTTGCTTACTAATACGCCAGGCTTACTAGACAAGGAGGGTAAATTATTGACCGGCTTGAATGCCGAGCAGGTCCAGAGCTTGATTGCGGATGGGACCATATCAGACGGGATGTTACCTAAGATACAGTGTGCCCTTGAAGCAGTACATGCTGGTGTGAGATCAGCCCATATTCTCGATGGCCGGGTCGAACATGCGGTAATTCTGGAGCTCTTTACGGATGAAGGGATAGGCACCCTTATCCGTAATAGGCATTGAACCTAACTATTTCTTATCTATCGCGCAATCCAGCGCGGGCTGAGGAACCTATGGTATTGATTCTCGGCTGAGTGAGCTCCCGAAAACGCTCAAGATCCTTAATAAATTTTTGCCTAATAGTTTCTTGCTCCTGGCGTTTTTTAACGATATAGCGCCGGTTATTCATTAGGCGGTCCTTGACGGTTTGGATATTAGTAAGCAGCTGCTGGGGAAGCAGCTGACCGTTACGTTCTAAGTGAGCTGCTTGATTTTGGTGTGCTATCAATGCCTCTTGCAACGTTCTTATTTTGCCCTGAATGAGTTCGATTAACCCTTCGATGGCTTCGATCTGGCTGTTTCGGATTCGCAGCAGATCGGTTTCAGAGCCAAAAGTGGCTAGAAGTGTGCGATCATAATTGGCTTGCTCCTTGAGCCGCCGCTGCTTTTCTGCTTCGATTTGAGCGAGGCGTGCTTCCTCAACAAGTTGTTTTTGAGTTTTCGCTGGAGGGACTCGTTTAACCACTACCATTGTCTGATTATTAATAACCTCATATCCCCCCTGGACTGCCTCTGGAGGGAGATTATCACTGAGCATTTGCGTCCCATGCTCGCTAGTATAACGATAAAGCAGCCCAGCTTGAACCGAAGAGCTAAGGCCATAGAGGACGGCTAAGATAAAAAAAATGCCTAATATAAATCGAATCTGGATAATGTTGCTTACTTTAGGCATAAGACAATTCAAAAAACCTATATAACTAGATCCTTAGCCGCAATGCATTGGTTTGATCAAGGCGCTCTATTTTTTATTTCTCTGCTAGCTAATTTGTTCTCAGCCTTTAGTGGAGGTGGGGCAGGACTAGTACAGTTGCCGGCATTAATTTTTTTGGGCTTACCCTTTGGTATCGCGCTAGCAACCCACAAGGTAGCATCCGTCGCCCTAGGTATCGGCGCTACTCTCCGGCACTTAAGAGAAGAGACCTTAGAGCGACGATTTGCCCTCTTCATTCTGGCCTGCGGTTTACCAGGGGTTATCTTCGGAGCGAATGTAATTCTCAAGATTCCCGCTCGTACAGCAGAATTTGCACTGGGTTGTTTAACCCTAAGTTTGGGAATCTATTCTTTACTCAAACCGAATCTGGGGCAAGCGTCCCGCCTTTTAAACCGCCACTGGCGAGGCTATTTAGTAGGTGGCGGCGCTTTATTCTTCATCGGCATTTTAAACGGCTCTTTGACTTCAGGCACCGGTCTCTTTGTCACCCTCTGGTTAGTGAGGTGGTTTGGCTTAGACTATAAGCGGGCGGTAGCTTATACATTGGTGTTAGTTGGCTTATTTTGGAACGGTGTGGGAGCCTTAACGTTAGGATGGCTCGGCAATATCCAATGGACTTGGCTGCCGGCTTTGCTAATAGGTTCTTTGCTAGGAGGATATTTAGGTGCTCATCTTTCTATTGTCAAAGGTAACCGCTGGATTAAGCGAGGCTTTGAAATAGTTACTCTGCTCATTGGGCTCAAATTAATTACGGGTTAAAAACCCTCTCTACTCCATATTGCTTTTTATAGGCTTGCATTTTATCTAAATGTTCTTTCATTTCTGGCTTCTCTTCTAAATGGCGAATCAGATGGTCCAAGCAGGCAATACTTACCACGGGGATACCGTACTGAGCTTCCACCTCTTGGACTGCGGATTGTTTCCCTTGACCCTGTTCCTGGCGGTCCAAGGAAATCGCTACACCAGCGAGTGTAGCCCCCGCAGCATGGATAAGAGTAGCTGCTTCTCGTACTGAGGTGCCGGCGGAAATAACATCATCGACGATTAGGACCCGGGCGCCTTTAAGCGGAGTTCCCACCACTTTTCCTCCTTCTCCATGATCCTTGACCTCTTTGCGATTGAACGCGTACCCTATATCTCGCCCATATTTTTCCATCAATGCAATAGCTGTAGCCGTCACTAAGGGGATGCCTTTATAGGCCGGTCCAAAAAGCACCTCGAAAGCAAGCCCCGAGCCAGAAATAGCTTGGGCGTAGAAACGACCTAGCCGGGCTAAGCTTGCACCGCTATTGAACAATCCGCTATTAAAAAAGTAGGGACTCATCCGGCCAGACTTCAGGGTAAAATCCCCAAAGCGAAGCACTCTCTTTTCGACCGCAAACTTGATAAATTCGTTTTGATAGCTCTTCATTCGTGCCTCATAAGAAAAAGTACTATTTTACAAGCTGACTCCATGTCCTTAGAAAACTTAAGCAGTTTTCTCTTTGAGGATACAATGGGTTAATGATACTGATCCACTCTGACTATTAATGAGCGCCTCAGCTTGATTAAAGCAGGGCGGAAGTACTTGCGCGTTATTTTCTCGGGGCGCATGGTAGTGGTTTCTTTGATGGGGTTTTCCAGTGGCCTGCCCCTTTTGCTCACCGGTTCGGTATTGCAGGCATGGATGCAACAAGAAGGTGTGGATTTAGGAACTATCGGCTTATTTGCTCTGGTGGGGCTACCCTATACGCTTAAGTTCCTATGGGCTCCTTTTTTGGATCGATACTCACTCGGTGGTATGGGACGCCGCCGGGGCTGGTTGTTACGAGTGCAAATCGGGCTTATCCTCGCCCTGGTTGGGCTGAGTTTAACGGAGCCTGCCATCAACCCCATGGGGGTTGCCGCTGCCGCCTTACTAGTTACCTTCTTCTCCGCCACCCAGGATATCGTGATTGATGCCCATCGCCGGGAAAGTTTAGCTGATCATGAACTAGGTTTAGGATCTTCCCTTTACGTTAATGGCTATCGAGTAGGCTTACTATTGGCCTCTAGCGGAGGGTTAATCCTCGCCGATTATATGCCTTTTTCCCAAGTTTACCAGTTACTAGCATTAGCCATGTTAATTGGCGTATTCACTACCCTGCTAGCGCCAGAGCCGAGCATTGCTGCCGATGCTCCCAAAACATTCTACGAAGCGGTTATAGCGCCTTTTCTAGAGTATTTTTGCCGTCCTAATGCCTTTTTGATTCTACTCTTTATTCTGCTTTATAAGATCGGCGATATCATGGCGAGCCACATGAGCATTCCTTTCTATTTAGACCTGGGCTATTCCAAGACTGAGATCGGCGCCATTGTTAAAGGATTCGGATTTTGGGCTACAGTTTTTGGCGGTCTAGCAGGAGGAATCGTAATGCTACGATTAGGGATCTACCGGGCGCTATGGACATTTGGTCTGCTGCAAAGCATTTCTACCGCCGGTTTTGCCGTACTTGGCGCTTATGGTTATAGCCTGCCAGGTCTTGCTGCTGTTATTGCCTTTGAAAACTTGAGCGGTGGTATGGGAACGGCTGCTTATGTGGCATTTATGTCGAGTCTGACGAACAAGAAATTTACTGCCACCCAGTACGCCTTGCTTTCTAGTCTAATGGGGATTCCTCGCGTTATCGTGGCGGCGCCAACCGGTTTTCTTGCCGCCAGCTTTGGATGGGTGGCATTTTTTTCCTGTTGTGCTTTGATTGCAGTCCCAGGGCTGCTGTTATTACGCCGCTTTCGGTCTTGGTAATAGCTCATATTCTATCTTACTGTTTTACGAATAGGAGGAGTGATACCTGGCAGTAATTTGGTCGGTTTCTCAATACGCACCCGCTTGTCCCGGCTGGTGGCTCCCGAAAGTAGGTAGACTTGATTTCTGCTAACCTGGAAGGTTTTAGCCAAGAAGCGGAGCAGATGAGTGTTAGCTTTGCCTTCTACCGGGGGTGCGGTAATCCGTATTTTTAGCCGATCTCCATGGGGGCCAATAACTTCATCGCCCTTAGCCCGGGGCTGGAGGCGTATCTGGATGATTAACGCTTCCTGTTGCCAGCAATACCACCGAACCGCCACTAAGCAATTAGATAATACGGGGAAACCAGGGCTCAATGAGCATGGAGGCCACCTGTAGAGCAATCAAAACCACTAATGGCGATAAATCCAAACCTCCGATGGGCGGCACTAAATTCCGGGCGGGCCGCAATAGAGGCTCGGTGAGATCATATAAGAGTATGGTAACCGGGTTGTAGGTAGTGGGCGCTATCCAGCTCAGAATAACTTGGATAAAAATGGCGATTTTGAAAACATCAAAGGTCAGACTGACTAGATCGCCGATGCTTGCCAGCAACAGCACGGGTAGTGGAGGTACGCTTAGGGCCAAACTTGAAATGATGGTTAATTTAACCATCGTAAGTATAAGAAGCAGGAACATGGAAGCCGTATCAATATTGCCCATAGGGGGCAAAAAACGGCGCAGGGGACGAAGGAGGGGCTGAGTAATAGTAATTAGAAACTGCGCCACCGGATTACGAAAATTGGCCCGTACCCATTGTAGCAATAGGCGTAGCATTACCGCCAAAATATAGAGGCTAAAAAGGGTATTAAGAAGAAAAATCAAGGGGATAGTTAAATAATCGTTAGGCATGCTTATTTCCAAGTTCTTGGGCTAGCTCTCGGGTGCGGTCACGGGCAGCTTGCAAGGCGCGAGCAAAGGCTTCACGGATGTTGGCCTCCTCCAAGGTAACAATAGCTCGCTCAGTAGTGCCCCCCGGTGAGGTAACTCGCTGCCTCAAGCTAGCGCAGCCTTCTTCGCTCTCCAAGGCCATTTTAGCGGCCCCAAAGGCGGTTTCAAGCGTTAATAAGCGCGCAGTATTAGACTCCAGACCCAAATCAATAGCAGCTTTTTCCATTGCTTCCATGACTAAGAAGAAATAGGCTGGCCCGCTGCCCGATAGAGCAGTCACCACCTCCATAAGACTTTCGTCATTTAGCCACAAGGTTAGTCCCACCGCTCGCAGCACAGACTCCGCCGCTTGCCGTTGATCTGGGTTAGTATGGGGGTTGGCAAATAGGGCCGTGGCTCCCGCCTGAACCAATGCCGGAGTATTAGGCATCGCCCGCACGATAGGTACCGTATCTCCTCCAAGCCAAGCCTCTAGATCCGAAGTCCGAATTCCCGCAGCAATAGTGAGCCAAAGGGGATGAGAAGGGGAAACTACATTTTTAAGCCCAGTGACTACGCTTCTCAACTGTTGGGGTTTAACCGCCAGCACGATTATAGCTGCGCCTTGCACTGCCTGGAGATTATCGGGAGTAGTATTGACGCCGAAACGCCTATGAAGGGCGTCTAACTTACGCCGATCCGGATCGGCGACCCAGATATTCTGGGCATCATGGTTACCCGCAAGTAAGCCACCAATGAGACTCGCCGCCATATTGCCGCCACCAATAAAGGCAAGGGTTTGTTCGCTCATGGATTCACTTTTTGGCTCCATTCCGAATACTGAGTGTATCCTATAATATAGGTTAAGACGAATATTACAGCAGAATTTTGCTAAAACACCTTAACTCAACGATCTTTTCGTGGCCGGGAACCGAATATTGCCGTACCGACCCGAACCAGCGTGGCACCTTCCGCAATAGCAGCTTCTAGGTCATCCGTCATGCCCATGGATAAACTGTCTAGCGTGAGGCCCTTCTGACGAAGACCCTCCCACAGCTGGTGCAAGGTTCGAAAAGGCCGGCGTTGGGCTTCAAGGTCAGAATTAAGAGCGGGTAAGGTCATCAAACCCCGCAAGGAAAGCCGAGGCATTTCAACAACCGCTGTAGCTAATTCAGCAAGTTCCTGAGCCGTGGTGCCAGATTTAGAACTTTCACCACTAATATTCACTTGCAAACAGACGTTTAGCGGCGCTAATTCCGGTGGCCGCTGTTGGCTGAGACGCTGAGCGATTTTTAGACGGGCAACGCTATGAACCCAATCAAAGTGGGTGGCGATATCCCGTGTTTTATTGGATTGAATTGGACCAATGAAATGCCATTCCAAACCTTCTGTTTCCAATTCTTTAATTTTTGGTAAAGCCTCCTGGAGATAATTTTCTCCAAAAGCCCGCTGCCCACAGGCTACCGCAGCACGAATTGCGGAAACTGGGCAGGTTTTGCTAGCCGCTACCAGGGATACACTTCCCTTAGGACGGCCAAAGCGCTGTTCAGCCTGGGCGATGCGGGTATAAACTTCTGCTAATTGCTGTGCAATCTGAGTCATGTTTTGTACTTGATGCCTCCTCGCTAAGGTTTAGCCATTTTAAGTTTGACTGAGTCCAGCCGATATTCCCAATGAAACCGGCAACTCGTCAATACCTAAGGAAAATCTATGGATATCGCTGAACTACTTGCCTTTAGTGTCAAGAATTCTGCCTCCGATTTACACATCTCGGCGGGCCTCCCGCCAATGATCCGAGTAGACGGCGACGTGCGCCGAATTAACTTACCGCCTATGGAGCACAAGGATGTCCATGCCATGATCTACGATATCATGAATGACAAGCAGCGTAAGGATTATGAAGAATTTCTGGAGACCGATTTTTCCTTCGAGATCCCTGGATTAGCCCGTTTCCGCGTGAATGCGTTCAATCAGAACCGCGGGGCAGCGGCGGTATTCCGCACCATTCCCTCTCAAGTACTCACCCTTGAAGAACTCGATGCCCCCGCCGTATTTAAGAATATCGCCGATAATCCCCGAGGGGTGGTGTTAGTGACCGGGCCTACCGGCTCTGGAAAATCAACTACCTTAGCGGCTATGGTAAATTATAAAAATGAGAATGATTTTGCTCATATTTTAACGATCGAGGATCCCATCGAATTCGTCCACGAAAGCAAAAAAAGCCTGATTAATCAACGGGAAGTCCATCGGGATACCCATGGCTTTAGCGAAGCTCTGCGTTCAGCATTGCGGGAAGACCCTGATATTATTCTGGTAGGTGAGCTGCGAGATCTTGAGACTATTCGTCTCGCATTGACAGCGGCAGAGACGGGGCATTTAGTCTTCGGCACTTTGCATACTAGTTCTGCGGCAAAGACTATTGATCGTATTATCGATGTGTTTCCTGCTGCGGAGAAAGACATGGTGCGCTCCATGCTCTCCGAATCCCTGCGGGCCGTAATTTCCCAGACTCTCCTTAAAAAATTTGGCGGTGGACGGGTTGCTGCCCACGAAATCATGATTGGCAACCCGGCCATTCGTAATCTCATCCGCGAAGACAAGATCCCACAAATGTATTCTGCTATCCAAACGGGCCAAGAGGCAGGTATGCAGACTCTGGATCAATGTCTGTCAGGGTTACTTCGTCGCAATATCGTCACTAAGCAGGAGGCAGCTAAGAAAGCCGTAAGCAAAGAGCTTTTCCAGTAGATATAAACCCGGCAATTAGACTTGAGCGTCTGATATTTCGCGTTTAAGCTATCCTGAAGCAGAGATAGCATTAGTCTTTTTATTGGATTTTCAGTAGGGTGTTTCCCTGTTTAAATACCCCAGTTACAAGATAAAAAATATGCCGATTCTATAGGTAACGAAAGGATGTCAATAATGACGCATCCACAAGTTGCAGACATGCTATACCAGATAAAACCTGAGCCTTACGGAAACCACACACATCGGCATTGGAAAAGGCCAGGGAGGTATGACGCCCCCCAGTGAGCGTGCGAAGTGAAACGGCGCGCCGAACGCAAGGGCCAAGATTACTTGCGTTTCGCCATGAATTCGCGCTATGATTTTCTCGCTCTCGGAGCCTAGGACCCAAAGTCAAAGCGCGTGGAGCAGTCAAAACCCCAAGACCAAGGTCATACCTTCGTCGAGGACTGCTGAGAAACGCGAATTCTCCACGCCGATGAGGTTTTGTAGGAACAAAACCGCTATCCGTCATGGCGAAACTCCAATTTATCTAC
This sequence is a window from Nitrosococcus oceani ATCC 19707. Protein-coding genes within it:
- the dut gene encoding dUTP diphosphatase produces the protein MPKVQLKILDSRLGKEFPLPDYATAGAAGLDLRACIERPLAILPGATKLIPTGLAIYIADPRFAAVLLPRSGLGHKQGIVLGNLVGLIDSDYQGEILVSCWNRGAEPFTLAVGERIAQMIFVPVVQMEFEQVETFTATLRGEGGFGHTGRH
- a CDS encoding phosphomannomutase/phosphoglucomutase, which codes for MAGKFSFFRKRSKHSLQPEEKKALGNYTLAAFLTTGFIFVGLALLFYQHWLLSSEQQFRKLIQLEAQHQAVAVHAKIRSYAEILTSMARNPVLLRLVENQDKRLLRLKEQELKYAFPGAIGVRILPPGINDIDQQATPPLNYSSLALLRAAEDSSGATLAEIHLLGHSEQYVAMAQRLLSAAGDVAGVLFLALDPIVFTNTLSQPGLSGGYLELRQGAKQSQIFASYGNGQLASTPPQGLIPIEDSRWQLAYWLSTQGKEEDTHLIFWGGVVFGLLALGMIFYVQDRLFARFLREDLITLVNLVRDLLRSQLQDRYKIHLPAFKGAAAVIQRMASEKRATGETIASGMTFREDALNDGNFQTTESMKVKEQSLNQSGRIAASIFKAYDIRGVVGETLTPETVYEIGRAIGSEAHAQNQQNIIVGRDGRLSGPELAHNLIEGIRATGCDVVDIAVVPTPLLYFAAQYLSTGSGVMLTGSHNPPDYNGMKIMLRGETLALEAIQALRRRIEAEDYARGAGNLQTVDVVPDYIERVTSDVKLTRPLKIVVDCGNGAAGEVAPRLFRALGGEVSELYCEIDGQFPNHHPDPSQAENLEDLIAKVKAKGADLGLAFDGDGDRLGVIDSEGRIIWPDRQLMLYAMDVLSRHPGATILYDIKCSRHLDQVITEYGGSPLMWKTGHSLIKAKMRETGALLAGEMSGHIFFKDRWFGFDDALYTGARLLEILAADTRTLGEIFAALPNGVSTPELRIEMAEGEHFPFMEKLLHQADFPEAAVTTIDGLRVDFEEGWGLVRPSNTTPCLVLRFEANDDEALERIEDNFRRLLLEVDPSLVLPF
- the argB gene encoding acetylglutamate kinase; amino-acid sequence: MTLTVDHAMNIAQVLTESLPYIQRFAGKTVVIKYGGNAMVDDDLKNSFSRDVVLMKLVGINPVVIHGGGPQIGRLLERVGKQSEFIQGMRVTDKETMDIVEMVLSGQVNKEIVNLINRHGGHAVGLTGKDGTLIHAEKLHLTQDRDDPTINIPEIIDMGHVGKVKQINTRIVDLLVQSDFIPVIAPIGVGENGQSYNINADLVAGKLAEALGAEKLILLTNTPGLLDKEGKLLTGLNAEQVQSLIADGTISDGMLPKIQCALEAVHAGVRSAHILDGRVEHAVILELFTDEGIGTLIRNRH
- a CDS encoding sulfite exporter TauE/SafE family protein, with product MHWFDQGALFFISLLANLFSAFSGGGAGLVQLPALIFLGLPFGIALATHKVASVALGIGATLRHLREETLERRFALFILACGLPGVIFGANVILKIPARTAEFALGCLTLSLGIYSLLKPNLGQASRLLNRHWRGYLVGGGALFFIGILNGSLTSGTGLFVTLWLVRWFGLDYKRAVAYTLVLVGLFWNGVGALTLGWLGNIQWTWLPALLIGSLLGGYLGAHLSIVKGNRWIKRGFEIVTLLIGLKLITG
- the pyrE gene encoding orotate phosphoribosyltransferase, giving the protein MKSYQNEFIKFAVEKRVLRFGDFTLKSGRMSPYFFNSGLFNSGASLARLGRFYAQAISGSGLAFEVLFGPAYKGIPLVTATAIALMEKYGRDIGYAFNRKEVKDHGEGGKVVGTPLKGARVLIVDDVISAGTSVREAATLIHAAGATLAGVAISLDRQEQGQGKQSAVQEVEAQYGIPVVSIACLDHLIRHLEEKPEMKEHLDKMQAYKKQYGVERVFNP
- a CDS encoding AmpG family muropeptide MFS transporter, which codes for MRVIFSGRMVVVSLMGFSSGLPLLLTGSVLQAWMQQEGVDLGTIGLFALVGLPYTLKFLWAPFLDRYSLGGMGRRRGWLLRVQIGLILALVGLSLTEPAINPMGVAAAALLVTFFSATQDIVIDAHRRESLADHELGLGSSLYVNGYRVGLLLASSGGLILADYMPFSQVYQLLALAMLIGVFTTLLAPEPSIAADAPKTFYEAVIAPFLEYFCRPNAFLILLFILLYKIGDIMASHMSIPFYLDLGYSKTEIGAIVKGFGFWATVFGGLAGGIVMLRLGIYRALWTFGLLQSISTAGFAVLGAYGYSLPGLAAVIAFENLSGGMGTAAYVAFMSSLTNKKFTATQYALLSSLMGIPRVIVAAPTGFLAASFGWVAFFSCCALIAVPGLLLLRRFRSW
- a CDS encoding DUF167 domain-containing protein, whose amino-acid sequence is MAVRWYCWQQEALIIQIRLQPRAKGDEVIGPHGDRLKIRITAPPVEGKANTHLLRFLAKTFQVSRNQVYLLSGATSRDKRVRIEKPTKLLPGITPPIRKTVR
- a CDS encoding YggT family protein, producing the protein MPNDYLTIPLIFLLNTLFSLYILAVMLRLLLQWVRANFRNPVAQFLITITQPLLRPLRRFLPPMGNIDTASMFLLLILTMVKLTIISSLALSVPPLPVLLLASIGDLVSLTFDVFKIAIFIQVILSWIAPTTYNPVTILLYDLTEPLLRPARNLVPPIGGLDLSPLVVLIALQVASMLIEPWFPRII
- the proC gene encoding pyrroline-5-carboxylate reductase, yielding MSEQTLAFIGGGNMAASLIGGLLAGNHDAQNIWVADPDRRKLDALHRRFGVNTTPDNLQAVQGAAIIVLAVKPQQLRSVVTGLKNVVSPSHPLWLTIAAGIRTSDLEAWLGGDTVPIVRAMPNTPALVQAGATALFANPHTNPDQRQAAESVLRAVGLTLWLNDESLMEVVTALSGSGPAYFFLVMEAMEKAAIDLGLESNTARLLTLETAFGAAKMALESEEGCASLRQRVTSPGGTTERAIVTLEEANIREAFARALQAARDRTRELAQELGNKHA
- a CDS encoding YggS family pyridoxal phosphate-dependent enzyme — encoded protein: MTQIAQQLAEVYTRIAQAEQRFGRPKGSVSLVAASKTCPVSAIRAAVACGQRAFGENYLQEALPKIKELETEGLEWHFIGPIQSNKTRDIATHFDWVHSVARLKIAQRLSQQRPPELAPLNVCLQVNISGESSKSGTTAQELAELATAVVEMPRLSLRGLMTLPALNSDLEAQRRPFRTLHQLWEGLRQKGLTLDSLSMGMTDDLEAAIAEGATLVRVGTAIFGSRPRKDR